In the genome of Vicia villosa cultivar HV-30 ecotype Madison, WI linkage group LG7, Vvil1.0, whole genome shotgun sequence, one region contains:
- the LOC131615864 gene encoding TMV resistance protein N-like isoform X2: MSMVKYGDQSHGLTYDVFLSFRGEDTRHNFIGYLRDALRQRGINAFFDDENLRIGEDISPALLKAIEESQISVIVFSVNYASSRWCLGELVKIIECTKRINKQIAFPIFYHVDPSDVRNQRNSYGEAMVAHQNRFGKDSENIKAWKAALSEAADLKGHHIHTGFEIDHIKEIVEKVHAKIAPKPLLVGENPVGLDQHIEKVKSLLDMNPNDNTICVLGICGLGGIGKTELAKALYNKIVHQFEAASFLANVREKSNKINGPEDLQQTLLSEMFEQQETELGSTSKGIYGIKHKLGKKKVLLILDDVDDMEQLKNLAGGSDWFGPGSRIIITTRDKGLLIGTHSFVVQNIYEMTELNDQHSLELFCRNAFGKSNPKTGYEALSSRASGYAKGLPLALKVIGSNLATRKSLKAWEHALKDYERIPRKGIQDVLKISYDVLEPYAQSVFLDIACFFKGERIEYIEEILDEFSATSNIEELVNKSLLNVDHGYLNMHDLIQDMGREIVRQESPNPLKRSRLWFHQDVIDVLLADDSGSDATQGIMLDPPYHVKKLEWRSTAFAKMNRLRILIIQNTTFSSEPKHLPNHLRLLDWENYPSKSFPPKFYPRNIVILNLPYSRLTFEEPFKQFSYLTVMNISNNQSITTVPDVSNIENLRELRLENCKNLNTVHESIGFLKHLVHLSAAGCTKLENFLQRMYLPSLEVLDLSLCVKLEHFPDIVNKMNKPLKVYMINTSIKRLPDSIDNLIGLVSIEMSHSKNLKHLPSCLFMLPSVVAFKFGGCSKLGESFRRFVHDCPSGANVWLKLKTLHFENSGLSDEDLHSIFTCFPKLEELTASYNNLVSLPVCIKESDNLTKLDVSGCNMLQKIPECTNLRILNVHGCVKLEHISKLPCTIRKIDAKYCFNFSRETSDMLWDQVKKDRHGLEIVMPRTEIPEWFDYRSKGGIPCLWVRGKFPNVALALVFQGVVGKKRRTPRQLVELHLVINGRCVPRKGYYNFRIEPNHVLICDLQLLFNDEEWKSLDALFLAHEWNQVQISYEASAMTFVTLSEWGIFVYKQGTIKLEELVQFMCPGPRDSSIANIIVPIKSPMKDQMMMIEEFALDEIFNELLVESMKDLVIKLPDLNISRELSKMAKDILKGKPLGKKSLLAWFLQNIKKMYDSVYKEKDEPLNPNLSHKNELVKRPMDAYVGETATSGHKGSLEAQVSDAQSEEIMMKIFLDGMRAGLYEVQNRFPSLDIDATINAAFKRGNWARSAHRWSDLRMMRYVEGIIYGLQEALLSFPSLDLNATLSDVLSKVSRRENSNRSCFTTTSTTTVWGPCCGSTTRRRWKGASHLYLLRGKGKPTTSSSYKMRCQQSHACYASCSLPMNLHTLPSQENTHASICLISSGARIRKNLWSGYGTPPNVYMYGSTGYMRFSHLHCFQV, translated from the exons ATGTCTATGGTGAAATATGGAGACCAATCACATGGTTTGACCTATGACGTTTTCCTCAGTTTTAGAGGGGAAGACACACGTCACAATTTTATTGGATATCTTCGTGATGCGTTGCGGCAGAGAGGAATCAATGCTTTCTTTGATGATGAGAATCTGAGAATAGGGGAAGATATTTCACCTGCCCTTTTAAAAGCCATTGAAGAATCTCAGATTTCTGTTATTGTTTTTTCTGTGAATTACGCATCTTCCAGATGGTGCCTTGGTGAACTCGTGAAGATCATCGAATGTACGaaaagaataaacaaacaaattgCTTTCCCAATTTTTTATCATGTTGACCCATCTGATGTACGAAATCAAAGAAATAGTTATGGAGAAGCCATGGTTGCACATCAGAATAGGTTTGGAAAAGACTCGGAAAATATAAAAGCATGGAAAGCAGCATTATCTGAAGCTGCAGACTTGAAAGGCCACCATATACACACCGG GTTCGAAATCGATCATATTAAAGAGATTGTTGAAAAGGTCCATGCTAAGATAGCTCCTAAACCCTTACTTGTTGGCGAAAATCCAGTTGGGCTTGATCAACACATAGAGAAGGTGAAGTCACTTCTAGACATGAATCCTAACGACAATACTATATGCGTGTTAGGCATATGCGGACTTGGCGGAATAGGGAAAACAGAACTGGCCAAAGCATTGTATAACAAGATTGTGCATCAATTCGAAGCTGCAAGTTTTCTTGCCAATGTTAGAGAGAAATCAAACAAAATCAATGGTCCCGAAGATTTACAGCAAACACTTTTGTCAGAGATGTTTGAGCAGCAAGAAACCGAGCTGGGAAGTACAAGTAAAGGAATCTACGGAATAAAACACAAGCTTGGAAAGAAAAAGgttcttttgattcttgatgatgttgatgaCATGGAACAATTAAAAAACTTGGCTGGAGGAAGTGATTGGTTTGGTCCAGGTAGTAGGATCATTATAACTACAAGGGACAAAGGTTTGCTGATAGGCACTCATTCATTTGTAGttcaaaatatttatgaaatgacTGAACTCAATGATCAACATTCTCTTGAGTTGTTTTGTCGAAATGCCTTTGGGAAAAGCAATCCTAAAACTGGATATGAAGCTTTGTCATCTCGTGCGTCTGGTTATGCAAAAGGTCTTCCATTGGCTTTAAAAGTTATAGGCTCCAATTTGGCTACTAGAAAAAGTTTAAAAGCTTGGGAGCATGCATTGAAAGATTATGAGAGGATTCCGCGTAAAGGGATTCAAGATGTGTTAAAAATAAGCTATGATGTTTTGGAGCCTTATGCTCAGAGTGTTTTCCTAGATATAGCTTGCTTCTTCAAAGGGGAAAGAATAGAGTATATCGAAGAGATACTTGACGAATTCAGTGCAACATCTAATATTGAAGAACTTGTTAATAAATCTCTCTTGAATGTTGATCATGGATACTTGAATATGCATGATCTAATACAAGACATGGGAAGAGAAATTGTTAGGCAAGAGTCACCAAATCCTTTGAAACGTAGTAGATTATGGTTTCATCAAGATGTCATTGACGTATTATTGGCCGACGATTCT GGAAGTGATGCAACTCAAGGGATAATGCTTGATCCTCCCTACCATGTAAAAAAATTAGAATGGAGGAGCACTGCTTTTGCGAAGATGAACCGCCTCAGAATTCTCATTATTCAAAATACAACTTTTTCATCAGAGCCTAAACACCTGCCAAATCATTTAAGGCTGCTTGATTGGGAGAATTACCCTTCAAAGTCTTTCCCACCAAAATTTTATCCAAGGAATATTGTTATCTTGAATTTGCCTTATAGTCGACTTACATTCGAAGAGCCGTTTAAG CAATTTTCTTATTTGACTGTCATGAATATCTCAAATAACCAATCTATCACAACAGTGCCTGATGTGTCCAACATTGAAAATTTGAGAGAATTGCGACTTGAGAATTGTAAGAACCTAAATACAGTTCATGAATCCATTGGATTTCTCAAACATCTTGTTCACTTAAGCGCCGCGGGATGCACCAAACTTGAAAATTTTCTGCAAAGAATGTATTTACCATCTCTAGAAGTTCTTGACCTTAGTTTGTGTGTAAAACTTGAACACTTCCCAGATATAGTGAACAAGATGAATAAACCATTAAAAGTTTATATGATAAATACCTCTATTAAGAGGCTGCCAGATTCTATTGATAATCTTATTGGACTTGTTTCTATTGAGATGTCACATAGCAAGAACCTCAAACATCTACCAAGTTGCTTATTCATGTTACCAAGTGTTGTTGCTTTTAAATTTGGAGGATGTTCTAAACTTGGAGAATCTTTCAGAAGATTCGTACATGATTGCCCTTCAGGAGCTAATGTTTggttaaaattaaaaacattgcATTTTGAAAATAGTGGTCTGTCGGATGAAGATCTTCATTCGATTTTCACGTGTTTTCCGAAATTAGAAGAGTTGACTGCATCATATAACAATTTGGTCTCTCTCCCGGTGTGCATTAAAGAGTCTGATAACTTGACAAAGCTTGATGTCAGTGGTTGCAATATGCTTCAAAAAATTCCCGAATGCACCAACTTGAGAATTTTAAATGTCCATGGTTGTGTGAAGCTTGAACATATTTCAAAGTTGCCATGCACTATTAGAAAAATAGATGCAAAATATTGCTTCAACTTTTCTAGGGAGACTTCAGACATGCTATGGGATCAG GTTAAAAAAGATAGGCATGGATTAGAAATTGTGATGCCTAGAACCGAGATTCCAGAATGGTTTGATTATAGGAGCAAAGGAGGAATTCCTTGTTTGTGGGTTCGTGGGAAGTTTCCCAATGTTGCTTTAGCCTTGGTGTTCCAAGGTGTGGTTGGGAAGAAAAGAAGAACTCCTAGGCAACTTGTTGAACTTCACTTGGTTATCAATGGTCGATGTGTCCCTCGCAAAGGCTATTACAACTTCAGAATTGAACCAAATCATGTTTTAATTTGTGATCTACAACTCTTGTTCAATGACGAGGAGTGGAAAAGCCTTGATGCATTATTTCTTGCGCATGAATGGAATCAAGTGCAAATTTCATATGAAGCATCGGCCATGACTTTTGTGACACTAAGTGAATGGGGAATTTTTGTGTACAAACAAGGGACTATTAAATTGGAAGAACTTGTTCAATTCATGTGTCCTGGCCCAAGGGACTCAAGCATAGCTAACATAATAGTTCCTATAAAAAGTCCTATGAAGGATCAAATGATGATGATAGAGGAGTTTGCTCTTGATGAAATCTTTAATGAATTATTGGTGGAAAGCATGAAAGATCTGGTAATCAAATTACCAGATTTAAACATATCGAGAGAGCTATCGAAGATGGCCAAGGATATATTAAAAGGGAAACCATTAGGAAAAAAGTCTCTCCTTGCATGGTTcttacaaaatataaaaaaaatgtatgaCAGTGTTTATAAAGAAAAAGATGAGCCTCTAAATCCAAACTTAAGCCACAAGAATGAATTAGTGAAACGACCTATGGATGCATATGTAGGCGAAACTGCAACGTCTGGCCATAAGGGAAGTTTGGAGGCACAAGTCAGTGATGCTCAATCTGAAGAAATAATGATGAAAATATTCTTAGATGGAATGAGGGCAGGACTCTATGAAGTACAAAATAGATTTCCTTCCCTAGATATAGATGCAACCATTAATGCTGCTTTTAAAAGAGGTAATTGGGCTAGATCAGCCCACCGGTGGTCTGACTTAAGAATGATGAGATATGTAGAAGGAATTATCTATGGACTACAGGAAGCACTATTGAGTTTCCCCtctttagacttgaatgcaacACTAAGTGATGTGTTAAGTAAGGTGAGCAGAAGAGAGAACTCAAACCGTAGTTGTTTTACTACTACTTCAACAACTACAGTTTGGGGTCCTTGCTGTGGTTCAACTACACGACGACGATGGAAAGGAGCCTCTCATTTGTATTTGCTGCGAGGGAAAGGGAAACCAACAACTTCCTCCTCATATAAAATGAGATGTCAACAATCTCATGCCTGCTACGCCAGTTGCTCACTGCCAATGAACCTTCACACGCTCCCATCTCAAGAGAACACGCATGCGAGTATCTGTTTAATCTCCTCTGGTGCACGAATTCGGAAGAATTTGTGGAGTGGTTATGGGACGCCACCAAATGTCTACATGTACGGTTCAACTGGCTACATGAGATTTTCGCACCTCCACT GCTTTCAAGTATGA